In one Rhopalosiphum padi isolate XX-2018 chromosome 3, ASM2088224v1, whole genome shotgun sequence genomic region, the following are encoded:
- the LOC132927806 gene encoding uncharacterized membrane protein-like, which yields MTSKRRIKHLLDLANEANNKDDAMNNITYYKKKSKTNITNFSNRKPKYETNLIANSSISKTKYYEVLTKDSLKDIEFIYENVVTSINEPDNIYNENNLNVPNNTSPTTENQVDDSIYDKTDCITNFETDNDEFNNYEDCLKDNIELTYEDIKVVTSIDVPGNISNENNLNVPNNTSPTIENQVDDSIYDKTDCITNFETDNDEFINYDHDYSKEIEIETSDSITDKRVRKRGIISQKKNWNREVMQQNRLLGKAYINMIKYDPTTKKIYYKINFEHEYTELPQYHRTKKTIDLSINTPCLYNSRIPITLSKWIDLQKLKTVLPTDVHDYYDNIPHLKTYKERKCDKI from the coding sequence ATGACATCAAAAAGAAGAATTAAACACCTATTGGATCTTGCTAATGAAGCTAATAATAAAGATGACGCTATGAacaacattacatattataaaaaaaaaagtaagacaAATATTACCAATTTCTCTAATAGGAAACCAAAATATGAAACTAATTTAATAGCCAATTCatctatttcaaaaacaaaatattatgaagttttaaCAAAAGATTCCTTAAAGGATATTGAATTCATTTATGAGAATGTTGTAACTTCTATAAATGAaccagataatatttataatgaaaataatttaaatgttcctAATAATACTTCACCAACCACTGAAAATCAAGTTGATGACAGTATTTATGACAAGACTGACTGTATAACTAATTTTGAAACTGATaatgatgaatttaataattatgaagatTGCTTAAaggataatattgaattaacttATGAGGATATAAAAGTTGTAACTTCCATTGATGTACCAGGTAATAtttctaatgaaaataatttaaatgttcctAATAATACTTCACCAACCATTGAAAATCAAGTTGATGACAGTATTTATGACAAGACTGACTGTATAACTAATTTTGAAACTGataatgatgaatttattaattatgatcaTGACTATTCAAaagaaattgaaattgaaacttCAGATTCAATCACTGACAAAAGAGTGCGTAAAAGaggtataatatcacaaaaaaaaaattggaatagGGAAGTTATGCAACAAAATAGATTGCTAGGAAAGGCAtacataaatatgattaaatatgatcccacaaccaaaaaaatatattacaaaataaattttgaacatGAATATACAGAATTACCCCAGTACCATCgaacaaaaaaaactatagatCTGTCCATCAACACACCTTGTTTGTATAATAGCAGAATTCCTATTACTCTGTCCAAGTGGATTGAtctccaaaaattaaaaactgttctaCCAACTGATGTCCATgattattatgacaatatacCTCACTTAAAGACTTATAAAGAAagaaaatgtgataaaatttag